DNA from Drosophila busckii strain San Diego stock center, stock number 13000-0081.31 chromosome 2R, ASM1175060v1, whole genome shotgun sequence:
TGTGCGTACGCCGGAGATTGAACCAGCTCAACAGGATGATCTTGACGAGGAAGATGAAAACggggatgatgatgatgacgatgaggaggaggaagaggaGGAGAACGATGACGCTGACACccagacgccgccgccgcctgctgcCGACAGTGAAGCCAGTGACTCTGATTAGAGCACTTACTAAACTGCCTAACTCACTGTATATTCTACAGTCGTATGCTAAACTccaactaattttaattatatgtataaagaTATAGATTAAAGCCTAGGCATCACTTGTATAATCCATAGAGGCCGGTAAGCAGAGCCGGCTACAATTTATGGAACTCGCATGCTATCCGCTATATGATATAACTATAATTGTATATGTTTTGATTAAGCTTAAGTTGATTAAACATTTCCTATgtattaatatgcatatatgtctCAAGATATATACATGTAAGTCTAAGCTAAATGTTTATGTATGCCCAATGCATATCCaaaggatttttttttatatttgtttaatttgcacataatttatgcaaagtagTTACGAGATACGTATATTTGTAAATACTAAATACGGCAGCTAAGTACATTTTAAGCACTATTTAAGATAAAACCGTACAACTTGTAATacgttttataattttatttcattttaaaaatcatCTCATAACTTGACACTTTTAattcaactaatttgcatGACCTCATTTATGTGTACAGATATATAATATTACTCTTTGTAAGGGTATTTAGTATAGGACTaacttcattaaaaaataaccTGAACTTCATAAttacacacatgtgcatgtatttatacatatatatagacagTCATAATAATGAATACAAGTGATGATCAAATCAATAATGCAAGCACATTGCGTGGTTTTATTTGTAGGCTGGCATTATATTGCAATGTTTATGATAAAAGTTTATAGTAACTGTGTTTATACAAAGCACTTGAtatgaaagcaaataaaacaataaataatgcttgtggcaaacatttcaattgtctggctgtttatttttaaaatcgTAGTGCTGTAAAATAAcgaaataattatatttaaattgccaacGTTCGATAGCTCGATAACGATAACAACACAATGCACTCGTGCAGTTTagccattttcaatttgtaaactGACAGCCGTTCTTCTTGGAGTTCTGAAATTTGGCAGCTGAACTTAAAACATTCTTATATATACTAAAGGTGAGCCtaatagcaaactaaataTCACAGTAGAGTGTACAACAGTTGGCAATGCAAAAGCGCATTGTTGCGATCATTtgtatatttcataaattcatAGAGCTTAAAGTTGCAGTCTTGGCTTGTAGCTTGTCACTTGATCGACATGGGCTCGCGTCAAATGCTGGTCTGCTGGCGCATCTATGTGTACACCCATAATCTGTACTCGCTGCCCAATCGTAGAGCTGAGAGCTTTCGCAACTGGTCGCCCGGATTCTTCAGGTGAGTTGCGGCAGACAGAATGCAGCTCaacttaataataattcttCGCTGGTCTGGCAGAAATCATTCCGATGAACTGCAACGCCTTTTAAGCTTTGCCAATCGCGATCTGTCCGTGCTCATACCCAGCAGCAGGGCAAAGGTGCTGAAGGTGTTTGAATTGCTGGTCGAGCTGGTGCCAACTGTGCGCATGTCGAGTGCTTCGTTTCAAACAGTGCTGACACCTCATCTGAATACACACACTGAACACTTTATACACGAGCTCATCAACTTTGCACGCTCGCCGTTCGACGATCTCATAACCTATGAGTGCAACGTCAAATATGAGCCAAGAGTAGCCACGGATGAGCTGCTGGGGCTGCAGTGCTTTGTGGACTTCACGCAGCGCGTGGATGAAGATGAATGGCTAAGCTTCGATTTGGAGTTGGAGCTAGAAGACGAGGAAATCGATGAAATCGACGTGCAAACCGAGATGTGTGTGCTTAATGAGCCTCTGTTTCTGGAACTGCGTCGTCTGCTTACCGAACGCAATGCTCAGCTGACTGCAGAGGCTCAGGTGCAGAGTGATCTGCAAAGTCAGCTGCAAGTTGATCAATTGCAGAGTCAGCTGGCACGTCAATACCAAGCCGCTACTCAGCATGCATCGGTTTCAGCCCGCAcactacaagcagcagcagcagcaacaacaacaggagcaggagctgttCTAGCTGCACCTTCAAGCGCCACTAGTGATTTGGAATTCCTTGACTACTTACAGAGACGCAGCCGTCTGCAGTTTgccggcaacagcaacaacaacaacaacaacagcagcattagcAACAATCCATCATTACGCCATCTGCCGCCTTCAGTTGTCCGAGCCGTAGAAGCTGGTGCAGTGTCCAGCAGCGAGGCACGCAACAACTTGCGTACAGCATTGCGCGTTGTCAGCGCATCACGCCCACGCAATCAAAGTGTGACGCCCAAGCGACGACACACAAACAgcgagaacaacaacaacaacaataatcgcGATGGCGAGCCATAGACTTGTTGTCATGCAATGTACCAAAGAAAGTAGAAgcgaaacaaaaaagtaaaatacaattttgaaatgaaataataaaaaggcGCTTAGCGCATTGCCAAACTTGCGATAAAAAGGTTGCCAGCATCAAATATTGATAAGCGTTAactgctaacaaaaaaaacaaaaacataacagGGAAACGGGAGAAAAAAGTGTAAGCGTGTAACTGTGAAAAAGGGATCGCTCATCAATAAAAGGACATGCCTTTTGTAAATTGCGTGCCAAAATATGCCTTTGACGCATATTTTTGCTGCGGTCCTTTGTCTTAATACCTGCACTCCCCACCGCCCACAGCTAAATATGCCCAAAGGTAGCTTTGCCCCCCGCCCAGAGCAAAAACTTTGGGACATGCGGCGCAtgaaaaattgaattacaCGCACTTTTGCGCATAAACGGcagccaaataaaatttaacagcaaaacagcagcagtggcagcaacagcaaaggcCTAAAATTTATGGCCAGCAAATTGAGTTaagttttttgcataaaaattgtaagaCAAGCAAAAGGATAATCTAATTGTTCACGGCTATATACAATGCACGCGTTCTCCGAAAACTAATTCAatgcatatttgattttatgagTGCGAGGGTAGGCCAGGATTAATATTTTCATCTACTTACaggagctgaagcagcagccgtAGCATGAATTCATCATGGAGTCGCGGCGTGGAGTTTGCACTTCAAATTAATACAACATCacattaaagctgctgctaagcttAGCTGCTTTGACTGGAATGCATCGCAATATGATTAGCTGCTGGATTGTGGAGCACATCTTGCTGGCCAACATTTGGCGTCCGTTTTGCCAGTCGTTGATTTAAGTATTGCGCTTAACTGTTCACtgccaaataaaaagaatgttACTGTTATGGAGATGGTAATGATGTTCGCCTTCGCCTCTTTTCGCTTCCTAGCtactgctgctcagctgtcCCACCTGGTATTATTTTCCGCCTGCCTGGTCGATAAGTGTAGCGAGCAAATTTATGATGCAGATAGCTGTGGGCAGGTATAGGTCTTAATGTTATAACTCGTTCAAAAATTATCCGTTTCTTGAATGCTTTACTTCTTTATGCTCGTATTAATGCCAGAaaataagttataaataaataaataagcatcattacattttgtgttttataaatttcaattcttttttttaaattttatatttagtcaAGGGGTAACATCACATTTTTAGCCACAATCGCAACTATTTTAAAACTTCAGaacttcatttaaattaagttcaataaaaattcGTCCAGGGAATCTAACAAGGTATGAAACGCCGCAATCGGATgtaatttcgctgaattatggattatcaaagtgcgatatgttgcgaaaatttgtcttgtttgttcaCTATTTTGTTTCCAAAATTCGCCACTAATTTTTATATCCACATACTTTAGGCTCATTTTTATTGTCTTTTCacgcaaacaatttaaacgtTATGACATtagatcggattttttttagtgaGTTATACGCTTCGCAagtttttgaaattaagcaaaagtagctctttggcattggatttattaccataactttgtcaaaacaatttttttattttgatctAACTTAAATAACATGATGTACGGCATTGTTGGCtatgatttaattaagcaaaatacacttcagtccgattttttttggctgagatttAGCTTtacaaagttagaaagtgataagaaatgaagatggcatcatttttggccaaaatttacaaggggttacatcacgttttatgaaaaaatatcgaaaatgtTAAAaccaagtttgaatgcagttttatttatatgcatctcacgagtctaactaGGCATAAAACCGCCGCCCAATCGGATATTTCGTGAATTATGCTTATCAAATGTGCGCTTATTCAAAAAAGTTTGTCTTGTTAGTTTACTATTTGTTTCACGTCGgccaataattatttattatcataCAATCCATACTCATTTTAACTGTGCTATTCACGCCGAATATTGACGTAGTTAAAAGGAATTTGGgttcggattttttttagccgGTTTCTAGCTCTGCAAGTTTTGATGTAAACAAAACTTACTCTTCAGCTTGGTTTTCTCTGCCACACTTTGTTCAAAACAGATCTTATATTATGATCGAGCcactaaaaaatgtttattagaTAATCTCATGAGCTAATTAAGCCAATTATAGCCTGTCAAAGTTTGAAACTGGAATTTTGGTTTAGCCGAGTATCTCGCTTGCaacagtttgaaattaaacaaaaacttactCTTCAGATTGGTTTTCTTTGCCACACCtttgtcaacaatttatttattgatcaGAGCACTAAACAATAATGTTTATTTCAGTATCTTGAAGTAAATTAGCCAAAAAAACTACAGTGCGgattttttggctgagatgaGCTTCTTAAGATTAGAAAGTGTAGAATGAAGACGGCTTCATTCTTTTGgcaaaatttacaggggttacatcacgtttttgcCAAATATCGAAATTAAtagactttccaagtttgaTGTAGCGTTTTCTTCTGCTATCACGAGTCTCTACAAGGCATAAACTCTAAACGAgtgcaatttcgctgaatatacggcttatcaaagtgacgcttaatttcacaaaaattgtGTCTTGTTAGTTCGTACTATTTGTCATAATGTCGCCATAATTTTTAATCATACAACTCAtactattttaattgtgctttcacGCACATATTGACGATAACGGATTTGGATCGGACTTTTTTTAGCCGAGTTGTAGCtctgcaaagtttgaaattaaacaaaacataatcTTGCAGCATTGGTTTTCTTGCCACAACTttgttaaatacaattttttttaattttttttacattgaATTGaactgcttaaaataatatttttgtttagtatcTCCACGAGTAATTAAGCCTAAAACACTACAGTGcgatttttttggctgagatattaGCTTCTCAGAAGTTAGGAAGTGATAAGAACATGgaaagacggcatcatttttggcaaaaatttacaggggttacatcacggtttttgtcaaaaaatcgaaaattcCACAACTtccaaattttaatgcagttttgttcagATATATTTCACGAGACtaacaaggcatgaaactTTGAAATCGGACGACATTTCGCTAagttacggcttatcaaagttggATATATCGCAAAAAGTTTTCTGCCTTGTTTACTCTTTTGTTCAAAACTTCAACAAACTATTTTTCAATCATGCACTGTTATACTCATTTCAATTGTGTTTTCCTAACCAACCTAAAATGGTATACAACAGTTATGTCAGGTTTTTTTTCGCTGAGCTATAGTCTcttcaaatttgaaaaaagCAACCGTTTGGTATTGTAGTAAGaagcatttgttattgatgttaCTCTATTTATTCCTGCCGTTGAGAGTGACGTTCGCTGCTGTCTGCGAATAAGAAAATACTTGCCTTGCTTACCTTGTCTGTCCACCATACTTACTTACGCCTATAATCAACCGATCAGATTAcccaatttaaattgtactGTTACATTCAAGTTGAACTTAATTCTTTTCTTAATTCGATTTTATAAGtttacataatataaatataaacatacaaaGGTTGTTATGTACATCAATATTCAAAGGCTGTTTTCCTCGAAATGTGTGATGATGTACAAAGTAATGTTTGTTGATGATGTGCAACAAAACCTTTCAatgttgatgtacaaacaagcaacccaaacaaacaacctttggttgttgatgtacaaatatgcaacaaatggttgctgatgtacaaacaagcaacaaatggttgctgatgtacaaagcaaacaacctttggttgttgatgtacaaacaagcaacaaatgtttgctgatgtacaaaacaaacaacaagtggttgttgatgtacaaacatGCAACCaatggttgctgatgtacaaacaagcaaccaatggttgctgatgtacaaaacaaacaacctttggttgttcATGTACAAAAAAAGCCACCAATTGTTGCtgatataaaaacaaagattAATATTTTACACGAAAGcgacttgtttgtttactcttttgtttataatttagctaaataattttttaacgcATACATGATTAGACGCGTTTGAATTATGTTTGCCAGGCCCACATCAAATAGTAGAAGAAATTAAACATGACATAAGTCAGGCAGCATTTGTTTCTTTGCCATAACTTGgtcaaacaaatttgttcaTTGATTAAGCACTGcagtaaatgtttatttagacTCTCATGAGTTATTAGAGCCATAATACTCTTAAGTCAGATATTATTTAGCAGAGCTATAGCACTGCAAAGTATAAGTTGTGCTTGATATGCAGTCTCATGAGTCTAAAGGGCATAACATACTTGCAAATGCAAGTAAGTAAGGTAActatttacattattattaatattattaggCAGATACTATATGCTGGAGCCTTAGTGCTGCAACCAAGCATACTTGTCCTTTGGGCCAAAAGACATTAGGGACTCAAGGCTCGCCATTTGCTGCACGGCTAAGAAACTAATTTGCGTAATGTTGATGCAAAAGTTTGCTAACTTGCAGTATATCGAGGCATTATAGCCATAGCTGTTAAGTATTCGACATATAATATTAAGTGCTGATGTTTTTCCAATTGATTTAGTATTATTaatcataaataacaaattaactaCTTAACTTAACGAAGAATAAAAGGCATTGTAATGAAGCTGAAGCGTATGCAAGCTTCGTCTTCATTTTATTCCTAGTTTCTTATGTCTTTTTATTTGACTTGCCAACTCTTTTAAGGCGTCAAGTTTGGCAGCgcaaactgcagcaaagtTTTTCAAAATACCCACGCCTGATAAAGCTGAAGGAGTACTTTAGACTATGCACTAATGGcagctaaaattaaagtttatattttaataatttacatttcgcTGGAAACTATAAATGCCTTTGACAGTGTCTTATAAACTTAACAAcagcatatagtatatagtataggtcaaaggcagcaactgcaagtgcATTCAGCTTGAGGCCAAGTTAGCGAAAAGCTGAGACAGAATTGTTGGTCTAACAATTTGATTGCAAAGTCAGCGTGTGCGGCTAAGAAAAAGAAAGTTGCTGGGCGAACTAAAGTTTGAGTTGCAAATGAGTTCGCGGcgcaaatgaatgaattaaaCGAGCCagatatcaagtatacgcaacgtTAACGCTGCTAAAGCTGCGTTAAGCACGGACGCAGGCTCAATAAACCACACGCTAATATGCGCATTATGAAAATTTTCGAAAGCATATATCATAAGAACTATCTGCGGCTGGCTTGCATTAGTTTGGTCGGCTAAGTTATGGCGCATAAATGTTAAGCACTAGGGCCTTATCTCTGCACGCGAGTAGggcgcaaacaaaattaaaataattgctacaTTTGCCACAGCgtgcaattaatcaaaaagCCACAATGAtatgcggcagcagcggcaattaTGAAGAATGTGTATCCagccaagtgctgctgctgctgctcctgctgctaaGCATATACActggatatatatatttatatatactctATATGTAGCCATATATTCGGCGTAGCCGTTTAACATTAATGAAGGCTGACATCGCCAATGGCAACCGCGCACAGTATTCAACGTTCTTTGCCGCctgatttgatttatgtgctcgCATTTTTCCACCTGAAGGCAGCCACAAGCCAACCCAACCCCCACTCCAATGAATTTAAAGCTTGAAGTGAATTTAAAGCGTGGGGCTGGCTTTGTCGATATCCTGTCTGCTTCCCCCCCTCAGTGTCCGCTCTGCCTAGTCCATGTGTCACTTTCATTTCTGCTTAGATTTCCGCTGGCAACACTTTGCCTGCAGTTTTGCCacattgctgccgctgctgctgctgctgctgctgctgtatatatattttttactttccAAGAGTGTTTCATGTTGCGTCTTGTTGCCACATTTGCCAACTGTAATgccagagcagcgcagcgcacagCGTGGCACGTACTCGTCTGAGTTTCCATTACATTGCAACGGAAGCCGGATGTTGAAATTGTCGAGGTTCTCGTCACAAACATAAGCTGCTtaccaccagcaacagcagcagcaggagcagcgaCAGCCGCGTTGGCCCAAGGAAATTGCCATGGATACCAAACTGCTTTATCAGGGGTGATGGCTAAGTGTGGATTCACAGCGGGCGAAACCCAATCGCGGCACGCTTTAAATGCTCAATCAAAACTTAACTGTATTCTGAAGCAGCAATGACTCAATTTACGCACTTgatgttgccgttgccgttgccaaagccaaaccaaTGCCAAAGCTCTAGCTCTGTAACTGCAGCCAGCTGCCGCCTGAAAAACTTTGCAGTTGTATATCTTAAACTGTTAAGCAGTGCTGCCAAAAGCTTCTAAGCAAAAATTGCTagatttagaaaaaaaaagttgctaaaagtTGCTAAGAATTCCCagaaaaaatgctaaatcaataaatatggtTTAACTAGCCGGCAAACTTTTTTATCGTGcttataagtttatatatacagctggctgcatttaattggtgcgtatatttcaatatcaatatcaaaacAAGCTAGAAAAAGATAGCAAGAGCAGTGTGCTCAGTTGCCTATCTGcttacacatgcgcacatacaaAAATCAAAGAGGCCGCCAATGTAATTTAAGGTAGCGTCGCCATCTTGGTTTTACACTCTCACAAGTCAAAGCGCGCTGAGCGAATTAAAGTAGGAAtggaagcagcgcagccgactttggcaagcaaaacaagGACAGCAAGATCTGCATGAGCTCAACTGCTTagctgcttttacacatgcgcacatacaTAAGTCAAAGAGGCCGCCAATGTAATTTAAGGCTGCGCCACCATTCTTGGTTTTACGCTCTCAGCTGTCGAAGCGCTGAGAGCGAATTGAAGCCAACTTTGGCAAGCAAGGAAGACAGAGATAGCTGTGTGAGatcagctgcttatctgcttttacacatgcgcacataaaaatgtcTAGCAGGCCGCCAATCAGTGCTGCCAGAATCAcctaagcaaatgaaaattgctagaaactaattaaaaattgccagAAAAATGCTAAATCAATAACTAGGCTgagaactttttttttttgcttatcaaatgAGTTAATATGAGTACATTTACCGATTTCCCatgttgcaaatttttagcaacttAATTGCTAAACTGGCAGCACTGCTGTTGAGCGCTGGGGCAAAAGTATTTCCTCATGGTCATAAAATGCGTATGCCGCTGTAAAGATAAAGAACTGTGGGGGGGTCGGCTGGGGGGGTGTGAACATTCGagagcaattgcagttgctgttgcaagcacaAGGACAGCGGGCACTTAAAAACTTGCGCTTAGCTCAAGTGCTTTAGCTCGGGAGCGGTGGCAAGCATTAGAGCGGGTCACTTTTTGTCGCACATTGCAATTGATAAAGCTGTaaataaacgaaaacaaaGCGATAAAGCGCTTAAAGATACTTCTATAGAAGCACAAGCTTTGAACTTTCAAATTTACCTATACGTTATGGTTGTTTTAAAGCTTTAGCATCGATTTATAATTtatcgctgcagcagctacaaatttattataaattatatttgtattaatgtGAAagcgcttaaatatatatcgaTAGAGCAACATGCTTGAAACTTTAAATGttatctttattattttacagcataattgcattaaagcttaagctttgatttatgttttatttacgcagcagctacaaatttattataaattatatttgcattgaaaGCGCTTGAAACTTTTAAATCAAACTTTATTATTTCACATTATAGTTGCTTTAAAGCTTCAGCTttgatttgtgttttatttctgCACGCGCTATATatagctacaaatttattataaattatttttgtattaaaatgaaatgaaattggtATCTTATTCATGTGATTGAACtgtcattaaaattgaaactCAATCATCAGCAGTGTTgagcaaaatcaatttcaattttgactGCAGCCCCCGACTATTACTCTACTTCACACTGGGTGTCATAAATCTACATATGAATTTTTAGCTTACGCTTTTCTGTTCAAAATCGTGCTATTTATCAGTGTAGGCGGCTGTCAGTGGCGTCAAAAGCACGAGGAGTGAGAGTGGGAGCTCTTATCAGCAAAAcgtcattatcatcatcatcattatgcTCATTACCGCGGCatacaaacagcaaacggCAAACAGCAGGAGTTGCATAAATACACTGGCAGTCATCAGTTTGTTGAcacataaattgcttaacaacTTCAAGTGCTATTTCTCGCAGTGCATATGTATACGCAGCTGTGTTTCAtgctgtgtgtattttttttattgctccGCCAGCTACGAAGAtgaatttttggtttttggagctggggctggggctgccATTGTGGCAAAcaaagtttttacttttatgtcggtgtgtgtgtatctctgtgtgtgtgtgtgtcacttgGGGGTGACAAAAATGCGGTAATTTGTGCCTCAAGGTTAAATGTTAATGTGCGCCATTACAGCACATTTGACGTTTGTTTTATAACCAGGCagaaaaaaaggaaagagCTAAGCTTTAGCTACAGCTGCGACCTGGCGAAGGGGGTAAGCGCGTTGTACAGTGTGTGCTgtacatggcgtatacgtaatgccgCAAGGTGTGCATACTTTTGTAGTTTGCTTAGGCCGGCAGCAGGCCTGGCtcataatttgttaaaaaaaaagcaacgaaaGTGCGTTGGCCTCAAGCGCTCCACACTAAAACGTAATGGgcggcaaagcaaacaaaaacacacacacgcacacacatacaagcgcaGTTTTGTTGGCCATTTAGTGTGGCTGGCAAAACTCAAGACGCACTTTGCGGTTGGCCAAAGGGTCTAGTTGACTGCAAAatgctgttaatgttaatttaacaaaat
Protein-coding regions in this window:
- the LOC108595675 gene encoding E3 ubiquitin-protein ligase Topors produces the protein MGSRQMLVCWRIYVYTHNLYSLPNRRAESFRNWSPGFFRNHSDELQRLLSFANRDLSVLIPSSRAKVLKVFELLVELVPTVRMSSASFQTVLTPHLNTHTEHFIHELINFARSPFDDLITYECNVKYEPRVATDELLGLQCFVDFTQRVDEDEWLSFDLELELEDEEIDEIDVQTEMCVLNEPLFLELRRLLTERNAQLTAEAQVQSDLQSQLQVDQLQSQLARQYQAATQHASVSARTLQAAAAATTTGAGAVLAAPSSATSDLEFLDYLQRRSRLQFAGNSNNNNNNSSISNNPSLRHLPPSVVRAVEAGAVSSSEARNNLRTALRVVSASRPRNQSVTPKRRHTNSENNNNNNNRDGEP